From Oryctolagus cuniculus chromosome 17, mOryCun1.1, whole genome shotgun sequence, a single genomic window includes:
- the NLGN2 gene encoding neuroligin-2 isoform X3 → MLPVWFTDNLEAAATYVQNQSEDCLYLNLYVPTEDGPLTKKRDEATLNPPDTDIRDSGKKPVMLFLHGGSYMEGTGNMFDGSVLAAYGNVIVATLNYRLGVLGFLSTGDQAAKGNYGLLDQIQALRWLSENIAHFGGDPERITIFGSGAGASCVNLLILSHHSEGLFQKAIAQSGTAISSWSVNYQPLKYTRLLAAKVGCDREDSAEAVECLRRKPSRELVDQDVQPARYHIAFGPVVDGDVVPDDPEILMQQGEFLNYDMLIGVNQGEGLKFVEDSAESEDGVSASAFDFTVSNFVDNLYGYPEGKDVLRETIKFMYTDWADRDNGEMRRKTLLALFTDHQWVAPAVATAKLHADYQSPVYFYTFYHHCQAEGRPEWADAAHGDELPYVFGVPMVGATDLFPCNFSKNDVMLSAVVMTYWTNFAKTGDPNQPVPQDTKFIHTKPNRFEEVVWSKFNSKEKQYLHIGLKPRVRDNYRANKVAFWLELVPHLHNLHTELFTTTTRLPPYATRWPPRPPNGAPGTRRPPPPATLPPEPEPEPGPRAYDRFPGDSRDYSTELSVTVAVGASLLFLNILAFAALYYKRDRRQELRCRRLSPPGGSGSGVPGGGPLLPAAGRELPPEEELVSLQLKRGGGVGADPAEALRPACPPDYTLALRRAPDDVPLLAPGALTLLPSGLGPPPPPPPPSLHPFGPFPPPPPTATSHNNTLPHPHSTTRV, encoded by the exons GTCCGCTCACAAAAAAACGTGACGAGGCGACGCTCAATCCGCCAGACACAG ATATCCGGGACTCCGGGAAGAAGCCGGTGATGCTGTTCCTCCATGGCGGCTCCTACATGGAGGGCACTGGGAACATGTTCGACGGCTCTGTCCTGGCCGCCTACGGCAATGTCATCGTCGCCACACTCAACTACCGACTCGGGGTGCTCG GTTTTCTCAGCACTGGGGACCAGGCTGCAAAAGGCAACTATGGGCTCCTGGACCAGATCCAGGCCCTGCGCTGGCTCAGTGAAAACATCGCGCATTTTGGGGGCGACCCTGAGCGCATCACCATCTTTGGGTCCGGGGCAGGGGCCTCCTGTGTCAACCTTCTGATCCTCTCCCACCATTCGGAAG GGTTGTTCCAGAAGGCCATCGCCCAGAGTGGTACCGCCATTTCCAGCTGGTCTGTCAACTACCAGCCGCTGAAGTACACGCGGCTGCTGGCAGCCAAGGTGGGCTGCGACCGGGAGGACAGCGCCGAAGCCGTGGAGTGCCTGCGCCGGAAGCCCTCCCGGGAACTGGTGGACCAGGATGTGCAGCCTGCCCG CTACCACATCGCCTTCGGGCCCGTGGTGGACGGCGACGTCGTCCCGGATGACCCCGAGATCCTCATGCAGCAGGGAGAATTCCTTAACTACGACATGCTCATCGGCGTCAACCAGGGCGAGGGCCTCAAGTTCGTGGAGGACTCTGCGGAGAGCGAGGACGGGGTGTCCGCCAGCGCCTTCGACTTCACCGTCTCCAACTTCGTGGACAACCTGTACGGCTACCCGGAGGGCAAGGATGTGCTGCGGGAGACCATCAAGTTCATGTACACGGACTGGGCCGACCGGGACAACGGCGAGATGCGGCGGAAGACCCTGCTGGCGCTCTTCACCGATCACCAATGGGTGGCGCCGGCTGTGGCCACCGCCAAGCTGCACGCGGACTACCAGTCCCCTGTCTACTTTTACACCTTCTACCACCACTGCCAGGCCGAGGGCCGGCCTGAGTGGGCGGACGCGGCGCATGGGGATGAGCTGCCCTACGTCTTTGGTGTGCCCATGGTGGGCGCCACCGACCTCTTCCCGTGCAACTTCTCCAAGAATGACGTCATGCTCAGCGCCGTGGTCATGACCTACTGGACCAACTTCGCCAAGACTGG CGACCCCAACCAGCCGGTGCCCCAGGACACCAAGTTCATCCACACCAAGCCCAACCGCTTTGAGGAGGTGGTGTGGAGCAAGTTCAACAGCAAGGAGAAGCAGTACCTGCACATCGGCTTGAAGCCACGCGTGCGTGACAACTACCGTGCCAACAAGGTGGCCTTCTGGCTGGAGCTTGTGCCCCACCTGCACAACCTGCACACCGAGCTGTTCACCACCACCACGCGCCTGCCGCCCTACGCCACTCGCTGGCCGCCTCGTCCGCCCAACGGTGCCCCAGGCACGCGCCGGCCCCCACCGCCTGCCACCCTGccgcccgagcccgagcccgagccaggccccagggcctACGACCGCTTCCCTGGGGACTCCCGGGACTACTCCACCGAGCTGAGCGTCACCGTGGCCGTGGGTGCCTCGCTCCTCTTCCTCAACATCCTCGCCTTTGCCGCCCTCTACTACAAGCGGGACCGGCGGCAGGAGCTGCGGTGCAGGCGGCTCAGCCCGCCTGGGGGCTCAGGATCCGGAGTGCCTGGTGGGGGCCCCCTGCTCCCCGCCGCGGGCCGGGAGCTGCCACCAGAGGAGGAGCTGGTGTCCCTGCAGCTGAAGCGGGGTGGTGGCGTCGGGGCGGACCCTGCTGAGGCCCTGcgccccgcctgcccgcccgACTACACCCTGGCCCTGCGCAGGGCACCGGACGACGTGCCTCTCTTGGCCCCCGGGGCCCTGACCCTGCTGCCCAGTGGCCtggggccacccccacccccaccgccccccTCTCTGCATCCCTTTGGGCCCTtccccccgcctccccccactGCTACCAGCCACAACAACAcgctaccccacccccactccactaCTCGGGTATAG